A DNA window from Naumovozyma dairenensis CBS 421 chromosome 10, complete genome contains the following coding sequences:
- the NDAI0J03050 gene encoding uncharacterized protein codes for MPLWNRPFDEKIPLAKVDKYIIAIEGKYPIVGLASFFHIENYLAVQEYGINVQKELVDLALKLGVFVFTNRATNDKSGENFYKERLKKVPKKKSEKEVSEPVKDQIKRTDGKLKVEPILERLLAKELEEYNTFVVENIEMMLMKLAPQANINFNKNAIPYVLTKQNGLCVKELSYIETLSILTEVSLEIVDEYPTLIYGSIFKVLPPHSLTMSSLFILSMDQRCRRSYPT; via the coding sequence ATGCCTTTGTGGAATAGACCGTTTGATGAAAAGATTCCATTAGCTAAAGTTGATAAGTATATCATTGCTATAGAAGGAAAATATCCTATTGTTGGCTTGGCATCTTTTTTTCACATAGAGAACTATTTGGCTGTGCAGGAGTATGGAATCAATGTTCAAAAGGAGCTTGTAGATTTGGCTTTGAAACTGGGGGTATTTGTTTTTACTAATAGAGCTACCAACGACAAATCTGGTGAAAATTTCTATAAGGAACGTTTAAAGAAGGTaccaaagaagaagagtGAAAAGGAGGTAAGTGAGCCTGTTAAAGACCAGATAAAGAGAACTGATGGCAAGCTTAAAGTTGAACCAATTCTGGAAAGATTACTAGCCAAGGAGTTAGAAGAGTATAATACTTTTGTAGTGGAAAACATTGAAATGATGTTAATGAAACTAGCCCCTCAAGCAAACATTAATTTCAACAAGAACGCGATACCATACGTTCTAACAAAACAGAATGGTTTATGTGTAAAAGAGCTGTCGTATATAGAAACACTATCCATTCTTACGGAGGTGTCTCTGGAGATTGTTGACGAATACCCGACACTAATCTATGGTTCAATCTTCAAAGTTCTACCACCACACAGTCTAACCATGTCTTCCCTCTTCATTTTGTCCATGGACCAACGATGTCGTAGGTCCTACCCCACCTGA
- the NDAI0J03040 gene encoding uncharacterized protein has product MEKLNSRYVAIDGWLVDIDQKRIINPEDIADDLPNEDYFKLSQLHLKNWEEVSDEPQLFISTKSQLLVEKIRWRLQDFVELLDGRIVPKSTQIPTTEVLDEFSRKCHKLTLSNKISKYLFLDASIASTSRPQTNATNYNQELYPIICTPYTQHVIIEGFIIDLRNKKLCNFYSQSIRSKLPEKALRIIVEDYKANTFDMFSNINSNYLFVKDFRLFNLLEKKTYVRFKKTDDSGYSCQRTSKQSATHVCYVVQLNGQKDDIFLVREKSIDNSYTSIEMIEQPLTEMKFVTRFYNNEVEPLRYDLLSYKKSHRIDLPYTIHHITNELWTALNLPKIPDLVLNFIRDCENTEQAVLYYGLGKRLENNCLKDISERLKRITSVFEVEERLKPWNDQISNVLEIALERARINSKKVSQYIFAMYINHLFSTLLSSSKLYITLRFLLINDKFIIDLAENKLINPKSKTFLESIPEYVADALGQFDFFDWSIFNFSNEPFPIYCSELFEELHMEEREFILDDRGVLHVNNSGYSGMIVKVPCAAIELKDKSVIYIYRGLEPIELPDLEDLPVDIRPFHIVPANEIEEWYEAAIKELITLSSFSSVREIYTKYLNNLSTNTEN; this is encoded by the coding sequence ATGGAAAAACTAAATAGCAGATATGTAGCTATTGATGGATGGCTTGTCGATATTGATCAAAAACGTATCATCAACCCTGAAGACATTGCGGATGACTTACCAAACGAAGACTATTTTAAGTTATCACAACTGCACCTGAAGAATTGGGAAGAAGTTTCTGATGAACCacaattattcatttcaaCTAAATCACAATTACTTGTCGAGAAAATAAGATGGAGATTGCAGGATTTTGTAGAACTCTTAGATGGTCGAATTGTTCCAAAATCAACTCAGATTCCAACAACTGAAGTACTTGATGAGTTTTCGAGAAAATGTCATAAGCTTACTCTAAgtaataaaatttcaaaatatttgtttttggATGCTTCCATTGCCAGCACGTCGAGACCACAAACTAATGCCACCAACTATAATCAAGAATTATATCCTATTATCTGTACCCCTTACACACAGcatgttattattgaaggcttcatcattgatttgagaaacaaaaaattatgCAATTTTTATTCTCAATCAATCCGATCAAAATTACCAGAAAAAGCTTTACGTATAATAGTTGAAGACTATAAGGCAAATACTTTTGATatgttttcaaatataaattcCAATTATTTATTCGTTAAAGATTTCAGATTATTTAACTTACTTGAGAAAAAAACGTATGTTCGATTTAAGAAAACGGATGACAGTGGGTATTCTTGTCAGAGAACGAGTAAACAGTCTGCAACGCACGTTTGCTATGTTGTTCAACTAAATGGTCAAAAGGATGATATATTCTTGGTAAGAGAAAAATCCATTGATAATTCATATACATCCATAGAAATGATAGAACAACCATTAACGGAAATGAAATTTGTTACTAGGTTTTATAACAATGAAGTAGAACCTTTAAGATATGATTTGTTATCATATAAGAAATCTCATAGGATTGATTTACCCTATACTATACATCATATAACCAATGAGCTATGGACTGCACTAAATTTGCCAAAAATACCAGATTTAGTTTTAAACTTTATAAGAGATTGTGAAAATACCGAACAAGCTGTACTGTATTATGGTTTAGGTAAAAGGTTAGAGaataattgtttgaaagatatatCAGAAAGACTGAAAAGAATAACTTCTGTATTTGAAGTCGAGGAACGACTGAAACCATGGAATGATCAAATCTCAAATGTATTAGAAATTGCTTTAGAAAGAGCAagaataaattcaaaaaaggTAAGCCAGTATATTTTTGCCATGTATATCAATCATTTATTCAGTACACTTCTCAGCTCTTCCAAACTCTATATCACATTAAGATTTCTCCTcataaatgataaattcatAATTGATTTGGCAgagaataaattaattaatccTAAATCAAAGACATTTTTGGAATCGATCCCAGAGTACGTAGCTGATGCCTTAGGacaatttgatttcttcgATTGGAgtatctttaatttcagTAATGAACCATTTCCCATTTATTGCAgtgaattatttgaagagtTACATATGGAAGAAAGGGAGTTTATATTGGATGATAGAGGTGTCCTGCatgttaataattctgGATACTCTGGTATGATTGTGAAAGTGCCATGCGCAGCAATAGAATTGAAAGACAAAAGcgtaatatatatatatagaggACTTGAACCAATTGAGCTTCCCGATTTAGAGGACCTTCCAGTTGATATTCGACCATTCCATATAGTTCCCgctaatgaaattgaagaatggTATGAAGCGGCAATAAAAGAACTAATAACCCTCTCGTCATTTTCTTCAGTGAGAGAAATTTACACCAAATACTTGAACAATTTATCAACAAACACAGAAAACTAA